From a region of the Solanum stenotomum isolate F172 chromosome 2, ASM1918654v1, whole genome shotgun sequence genome:
- the LOC125854525 gene encoding transcription factor bHLH143-like, whose protein sequence is MEKDLVSSFHHQHSDLQLAHLNFSYPRFDIGQQNSFPTYMTPQSNEVPMNGNSPFFTFPGLPELNASWPTETCNWLYYSPQFYQGFNPVSTTLPREKFAPGALENLEGNKHPNGGTTSAQKRFLVFDQSGDQTTLIYNSANGTHVQCPPSLNPKAPDLYKEDPDNIKRNETSPFGHFFSDEYYEENNRDDVESEMHEDTEELNALLYSDDDNDYSEDDEETSTGHSPSTMTTHDLREWFDGRGEEVASSAGPTKRHKLLDGSFNAPELRDTATSAKAYTCSDLEDDAQSSCGNGLEQDSGAPDSPSGKKRQRQDKIRETISILQEIIPGGKGKDSMVVIDEAIHYLRSLKMKAKSLGLDSL, encoded by the coding sequence ATGGAAAAAGACTTGGTCTCTTCATTCCATCACCAACATTCAGATCTGCAGTTAGCCCATTTGAATTTTTCTTATCCACGATTTGATATAGGGCAGCAGAATTCTTTTCCTACTTACATGACTCCTCAGTCAAATGAGGTTCCTATGAATGGGAATTCTCCATTTTTCACATTTCCCGGGCTGCCAGAGTTGAATGCAAGCTGGCCAACAGAAACTTGCAACTGGTTGTATTATTCGCCTCAGTTTTATCAGGGCTTTAATCCTGTTTCGACCACTTTACCCAGAGAGAAGTTTGCTCCTGGAGCACTTGAAAATCTGGAAGGTAACAAACATCCTAATGGAGGCACCACATCTGCTCAGAAGAGATTCCTTGTGTTTGATCAATCTGGTGATCAGACAACTTTGATCTATAATTCTGCTAATGGTACTCATGTACAGTGCCCGCCCTCTCTGAATCCAAAAGCCCCAGACCTTTATAAGGAAGATCCAGATAATATCAAAAGGAATGAAACTTCTCCATTTGGGCATTTCTTCAGTGATGAATATTATGAAGAAAACAACAGAGATGATGTCGAAAGTGAAATGCATGAGGATACCGAAGAACTGAATGCCCTACTCTACTctgatgatgataatgattaTTCCGAGGATGATGAAGAAACAAGCACTGGTCACTCGCCTAGTACTATGACCACTCATGATCTGCGAGAGTGGTTTGACGGAAGGGGTGAGGAAGTTGCTAGTTCTGCTGGGCCGACTAAAAGGCATAAACTACTAGATGGTAGCTTCAATGCACCAGAGCTCAGGGATACTGCAACCTCTGCAAAAGCCTATACATGCTCTGACTTAGAGGATGATGCACAATCCAGTTGTGGCAATGGTCTCGAACAAGATTCAGGAGCACCAGATTCTCCATCTGGAAAAAAGAGGCAAAGACAAGATAAAATCCGTGAGACAATAAGCATTTTGCAGGAAATAATCCCCGGAGGGAAAGGAAAAGACTCGATGGTTGTTATTGATGAAGCAATCCATTACTTGAGATCCCTGAAGATGAAAGCCAAGTCCCTAGGACTTGATTCTCTTTGA